In a genomic window of Agarivorans albus:
- the gspM gene encoding type II secretion system protein GspM translates to MKQWWQSLNKREQNLVTAAAVLVAIAVLYWGIWSPIADANAQAKQRLASQQQTLEWAQQQGSVIIANGRPQQTSSEVKVSQAVSSSARQQRITISRIQPKGDEVEVWIESVPFNQLMTWLKMLSQRYGIIVENVDLDEGKQEGIVGVRRLRLGKAE, encoded by the coding sequence ATGAAGCAGTGGTGGCAAAGTTTAAATAAGCGTGAGCAAAACCTGGTTACGGCTGCCGCGGTATTAGTGGCAATAGCCGTTTTGTATTGGGGCATTTGGTCACCAATAGCCGATGCTAATGCTCAAGCTAAACAGCGCTTGGCTAGCCAGCAGCAAACTTTAGAGTGGGCCCAGCAACAAGGCTCCGTGATTATTGCTAATGGGCGTCCTCAACAAACTAGCAGTGAAGTAAAAGTAAGCCAGGCCGTGAGTAGTTCGGCTCGCCAGCAGCGCATTACTATCAGCCGTATTCAACCTAAGGGTGATGAGGTAGAGGTGTGGATTGAAAGTGTGCCATTTAATCAGTTAATGACTTGGTTGAAAATGCTAAGCCAACGCTATGGCATTATTGTTGAAAACGTAGATTTAGATGAAGGTAAACAAGAAGGCATTGTTGGTGTTCGACGTTTACGTTTAGGAAAAGCTGAATGA
- the yrfG gene encoding GMP/IMP nucleotidase — protein sequence MFDWTKIDTVLLDMDGTLLDLHYDNYFWMHYLPISFAHQNNLSLDEARERLFADYETVSGTLDWYCFDYWSNKTNIDIRNLKTEVEHKIQWRDDVKPFLEALATTGKKRVLLTNCHPDGLTTKIKVTGLDQYLDTLFSAHQFGYPKEDPKLWQALIEHHPFDPERTLFIDDNETVLDQANKFGIKYLLGINNPDSKQASKEFTHFPSIDDYHHFTKELLG from the coding sequence ATGTTTGACTGGACTAAAATCGATACCGTTTTATTAGATATGGATGGCACTTTATTAGATCTGCATTACGATAATTACTTCTGGATGCACTATCTGCCTATCTCCTTCGCCCACCAAAATAACCTGAGTTTAGATGAGGCGCGCGAGCGTTTGTTCGCCGACTACGAAACAGTGTCTGGCACTCTGGATTGGTATTGCTTCGATTATTGGAGCAATAAAACCAATATTGATATTCGCAACTTGAAAACAGAAGTTGAACATAAGATTCAGTGGCGAGACGATGTAAAACCCTTTTTAGAAGCACTAGCTACAACTGGGAAAAAACGGGTATTGCTAACTAACTGTCACCCCGACGGGCTAACAACCAAAATTAAAGTAACCGGCCTAGATCAATACCTTGATACATTGTTTAGTGCCCACCAGTTTGGTTATCCCAAAGAAGATCCCAAGCTTTGGCAGGCTTTAATAGAGCACCACCCCTTTGACCCAGAACGAACTTTGTTTATTGACGACAACGAGACCGTGCTCGATCAAGCCAACAAATTTGGCATTAAATATCTGTTGGGGATCAATAATCCAGACTCAAAACAAGCCAGTAAAGAATTTACCCACTTCCCGTCTATTGATGACTACCATCACTTTACTAAAGAGCTATTAGGCTAG
- a CDS encoding type II secretion system protein N has protein sequence MKKYLALALLLILVYLVSLVVTTPLAVVLNYAPLPKGIALNHPSGSIWNGKLISVDTPNLSLNQVNWQLKPSALLLGRIAADVQLGTGQELHGEGQVGLSFSGWYAKDWQLEAPASWVVEQVPMPLPLSIEGDIQLNLAEASQGSPWCEQLAGQLLWLGPLIGTPLGELRLDNANAELSCNEGQPTIQLNHSDPQLELELLASVGQPNWLAEGKIKAGAEMPQTMSGNLKYIGRPDPQGFYRFKQQGRLPR, from the coding sequence ATGAAGAAGTACCTCGCTTTAGCGCTATTACTTATATTGGTGTATTTGGTTAGTTTGGTAGTTACCACGCCCCTGGCTGTGGTACTAAATTATGCACCGTTACCAAAGGGCATTGCGCTTAATCATCCCAGCGGCAGCATATGGAATGGCAAGTTAATCAGTGTTGATACGCCAAACTTAAGCCTAAACCAAGTAAATTGGCAGTTGAAACCAAGCGCCTTATTGTTGGGGCGAATTGCTGCTGACGTGCAGCTTGGTACTGGCCAAGAGCTACATGGAGAAGGGCAAGTAGGTTTGAGCTTTTCCGGTTGGTATGCCAAAGATTGGCAATTAGAAGCCCCTGCCAGTTGGGTGGTTGAACAGGTGCCAATGCCGCTGCCCTTATCTATTGAAGGCGATATTCAATTAAACCTGGCCGAAGCCAGCCAAGGCAGCCCTTGGTGTGAGCAATTAGCCGGGCAACTTCTTTGGCTAGGGCCGCTAATTGGTACCCCATTAGGCGAATTACGCTTAGATAACGCAAATGCAGAGCTAAGCTGTAATGAAGGGCAACCTACTATTCAGCTCAACCATAGCGACCCTCAGCTTGAGCTGGAATTGCTAGCCTCTGTTGGACAGCCTAATTGGTTGGCCGAAGGCAAAATAAAAGCGGGTGCTGAAATGCCCCAAACCATGAGTGGTAACCTTAAGTACATAGGTCGCCCAGACCCCCAAGGCTTTTATCGCTTTAAGCAACAAGGCCGCCTGCCTCGCTAA
- the nudE gene encoding ADP compounds hydrolase NudE, translating to MSKHHPPRLLDSAIAAESRFFKIEELHLEFSNGERRIYERLVGSGQGAVMVLPITEQNELLLISEYAAGTERYELGFVKGLVDRGEAAIDAANRELQEEVGFKAQDLQLLTELSVAPGYFSSHMSVYVAQGLQPSVLEGDEPEPLEVIKLPLDEIDNLYANPAFSEARSVASLLLLEKWLKQNKVRSI from the coding sequence ATGAGCAAGCATCATCCGCCTCGATTATTAGACAGCGCCATTGCTGCCGAAAGTCGTTTCTTCAAAATTGAAGAATTACACCTCGAGTTTAGCAACGGCGAACGACGGATTTATGAACGCTTAGTGGGATCAGGGCAGGGTGCGGTAATGGTATTACCGATTACCGAACAAAATGAACTGCTGCTTATTAGTGAATATGCCGCCGGAACAGAGCGTTATGAACTAGGCTTTGTTAAAGGCTTGGTCGATCGTGGTGAAGCTGCTATTGATGCCGCTAATCGTGAATTACAAGAAGAAGTGGGATTTAAAGCACAAGATTTGCAACTACTCACCGAGTTATCGGTAGCACCGGGATATTTCTCTAGTCATATGTCGGTGTATGTAGCGCAGGGTTTGCAGCCCAGTGTGTTGGAAGGCGATGAGCCAGAACCCTTAGAAGTGATAAAGCTACCACTTGATGAGATAGATAATTTGTACGCAAATCCGGCCTTTTCTGAAGCGCGTAGTGTTGCGTCATTGCTACTCCTTGAGAAATGG